One Gammaproteobacteria bacterium DNA segment encodes these proteins:
- a CDS encoding isochorismate synthase, with protein sequence MSGSSDRQTAALTLARNPIREAYAHLSERVAAALSRPGGPTGPPQRVEVEAPDVEPLAWLAAQAGRPRLYWADRGRHRVVAAAGIAERLDLQATMAPAQLLTAAAGRLVDAAPGIRYYGGCRFDTEATISRRWQAFGRGWLMLPRVEWIQEGEQRLLACNVLPGRDGVQSVLAELDRLAHVPVALAPPGPPRWREDTPTRADWLALVERISTAARRRGEPAKVVLARRTSFTFDTDVEGLALLQAYQRATESNCFLFFFDPGDGTAFMGASPERLFHRRDRHICSEALAGTRPRGATVHEDTLLREQLLACAKEGREHACVVRHIENGLAELTDSLDRDRDISVVELAHVQHLNVHMRGYLRPGVTDGALLAALHPTPAVAGDPPAAALARIGELEPFDRGWYAGPVGYVGADDTQFAVAIRSGLVRGHHLDLYVGAGILAGSRPAGEWLELESKMNGMQSAWHHD encoded by the coding sequence GTGAGTGGCAGTTCTGACCGCCAGACGGCGGCCCTAACCCTGGCGCGCAACCCCATCCGCGAGGCCTATGCCCACCTGTCGGAGCGGGTGGCGGCGGCACTCTCGAGGCCCGGCGGACCCACGGGTCCGCCGCAGCGTGTCGAGGTGGAGGCTCCGGACGTCGAACCCCTGGCCTGGTTGGCAGCCCAGGCGGGTCGGCCACGGCTCTACTGGGCCGATCGCGGCCGTCACCGCGTGGTGGCTGCGGCGGGGATCGCCGAACGCCTCGACCTCCAGGCCACCATGGCACCCGCCCAGCTGCTGACAGCGGCAGCCGGGCGCCTGGTAGACGCCGCGCCCGGCATCCGCTACTACGGCGGCTGCCGCTTCGACACCGAGGCCACCATTTCCCGGCGCTGGCAGGCCTTCGGTCGCGGCTGGCTGATGTTGCCACGGGTCGAGTGGATACAGGAGGGCGAGCAGCGGCTCCTCGCCTGCAATGTCTTGCCGGGGCGCGATGGCGTGCAATCCGTGCTCGCCGAACTCGACCGGCTGGCCCACGTACCCGTGGCCCTTGCCCCACCCGGCCCGCCGCGCTGGCGCGAGGACACGCCTACGCGTGCGGACTGGCTGGCCCTGGTGGAACGCATCAGCACGGCGGCCCGCCGGCGCGGGGAACCCGCGAAGGTGGTGCTGGCGCGACGTACCTCTTTCACCTTCGATACCGACGTAGAGGGCCTGGCCCTGCTCCAGGCCTATCAGCGCGCGACGGAGTCCAACTGCTTCCTCTTCTTTTTCGATCCCGGAGATGGAACGGCCTTCATGGGTGCCAGCCCGGAGCGTCTTTTTCATCGCCGTGACCGCCACATCTGCAGCGAGGCCCTGGCCGGCACCCGCCCCCGTGGCGCCACCGTCCATGAGGACACCCTGCTCAGGGAGCAGCTGCTGGCCTGCGCCAAGGAGGGCCGCGAACACGCCTGCGTGGTTCGGCACATCGAAAACGGCCTGGCCGAACTCACGGACAGCCTGGACCGCGACCGCGACATCTCGGTGGTGGAACTGGCCCATGTGCAGCATCTCAATGTGCACATGAGGGGGTACCTCAGGCCCGGGGTCACGGATGGCGCCCTACTGGCCGCCCTGCACCCCACGCCGGCGGTGGCGGGAGACCCGCCGGCGGCGGCCCTGGCCCGCATCGGCGAACTCGAGCCCTTCGACCGCGGCTGGTATGCGGGGCCGGTGGGCTACGTGGGGGCCGACGACACCCAGTTTGCCGTCGCCATCCGCTCAGGACTGGTGCGCGGGCACCATCTGGACCTCTATGTGGGCGCCGGTATCCTGGCGGGCTCAAGGCCCGCCGGCGAGTGGCTTGAGCTGGAAAGCAAGATGAACGGCATGCAGTCGGCCTGGCACCATGACTGA
- the menD gene encoding 2-succinyl-5-enolpyruvyl-6-hydroxy-3-cyclohexene-1-carboxylic-acid synthase: MTEGASRARTAWLNGLWAEFTMEELWRLGVQDICIAPGSRSTPLTLAAARHPRLRCTVHFDERGCGFHAIGLARARGAPAAIICTSGTAAANLYPAVVEATMDNVPLILLTADRPPELRDTAANQTIPQTGLFGAYPRWQADLPTPTTAVPVAALLTTLDQAVHRSRAAPAGPVHLNMPFREPLNDPEAETDCGSWCAPVETWRRGGAPFTRYHRPDGPVPLPANHGVAEALGAAHRGLLVVGRLAGPAEAAAVRTLATRLGWPTLADIGSGLRLGHATTPFVPHYDLLLKVAPPPPPDTVLHLGGEVVSKVLMQYLEAARPPRYIRVYADPRRHDPSHQVNHRVDGGVAAFADAAATLDLEPPPAPWLAAFREPEARIHQTLDRLMDDTPGLDEPAVCRLVSRLTPRDGALFLASSMPVRDMDSFADPCGPAVPVACNRGASGIDGTVATACGYAAGLGRRLTLVCGDLALLHDLNALALVARSPVPITLVVINNDGGGIFSFLPVTAEEDHFETFFATPHGLGFASFARGFGLHYQRPGSIAEFAAVYGDAARSPGPTLIEVRTERTANRERHRHIITLLSQALEPHEPS; encoded by the coding sequence ATGACTGAAGGCGCGTCGCGCGCCCGCACCGCATGGCTCAATGGTTTGTGGGCCGAATTCACCATGGAGGAGTTGTGGCGCCTCGGGGTGCAGGACATCTGCATCGCCCCGGGCTCCCGCTCCACCCCCCTCACCCTGGCGGCGGCCCGCCATCCGCGCTTGCGCTGCACCGTACACTTCGATGAGCGCGGCTGCGGTTTCCACGCCATCGGCCTGGCCCGGGCCCGCGGCGCTCCGGCGGCCATCATCTGCACCTCCGGCACGGCCGCCGCCAACCTCTACCCGGCGGTGGTGGAGGCGACCATGGACAATGTACCGCTGATCCTGCTCACGGCCGATCGGCCACCGGAACTCAGGGACACCGCCGCCAACCAGACCATCCCCCAGACCGGGCTGTTCGGCGCCTACCCGCGCTGGCAGGCGGACCTGCCCACCCCCACCACGGCGGTACCCGTCGCGGCCCTGCTCACCACCTTGGACCAGGCGGTGCACCGCAGCCGCGCCGCGCCCGCCGGGCCAGTGCATCTCAACATGCCCTTCCGGGAGCCCCTGAACGACCCCGAGGCCGAAACCGACTGCGGCAGCTGGTGCGCGCCGGTCGAGACCTGGCGTCGCGGCGGGGCACCCTTTACCCGCTATCACCGCCCGGACGGGCCGGTGCCGCTGCCGGCGAATCACGGGGTGGCCGAAGCCCTGGGGGCCGCCCATCGGGGCCTGCTGGTGGTGGGCCGCCTGGCGGGCCCCGCCGAGGCCGCGGCGGTACGTACCCTGGCCACCCGGCTGGGTTGGCCCACGCTGGCGGATATCGGTTCCGGCCTGCGCCTCGGCCACGCCACCACGCCCTTCGTTCCCCATTACGACCTACTGCTCAAGGTGGCCCCGCCGCCGCCGCCGGATACCGTGCTGCACCTGGGGGGCGAGGTGGTATCCAAGGTCCTGATGCAGTACCTGGAAGCCGCCCGCCCACCCCGCTATATCCGCGTCTACGCCGATCCCCGGCGCCACGACCCCAGCCACCAGGTGAACCACCGGGTGGACGGTGGAGTCGCGGCCTTCGCCGACGCCGCGGCAACCCTGGACCTGGAGCCGCCCCCGGCACCCTGGTTGGCCGCCTTCCGCGAGCCCGAGGCCCGCATCCACCAGACCCTGGACCGCCTGATGGATGACACGCCGGGCTTGGACGAACCCGCGGTATGCCGCCTGGTGTCACGGCTGACACCGCGGGACGGGGCCCTGTTCCTCGCCTCCAGCATGCCGGTGCGGGACATGGACAGCTTCGCCGACCCCTGCGGTCCCGCGGTGCCTGTGGCGTGCAACCGCGGCGCCAGCGGCATCGACGGTACCGTGGCCACCGCCTGCGGCTACGCCGCCGGGCTCGGGCGCCGCCTCACCCTGGTGTGCGGCGACCTTGCCCTGCTCCACGACCTCAACGCCCTCGCCCTGGTGGCCCGATCGCCGGTACCCATCACCCTGGTGGTGATCAACAACGACGGCGGCGGCATCTTCTCGTTCCTGCCGGTGACGGCCGAGGAGGACCACTTCGAGACCTTCTTCGCCACCCCTCACGGCCTCGGCTTCGCCTCCTTCGCTCGGGGCTTCGGACTGCACTACCAGCGCCCCGGATCGATCGCAGAATTCGCCGCCGTCTACGGTGACGCGGCCCGCAGTCCCGGTCCCACGCTCATCGAGGTGCGCACCGAGCGCACCGCCAACCGCGAGCGCCACCGTCACATCATCACGCTCCTCAGCCAGGCCTTGGAACCCCATGAACCCTCTTAA
- the menB gene encoding 1,4-dihydroxy-2-naphthoyl-CoA synthase, with the protein MSDISWSPARDYEDIRYHKGEGLATGIARITINRPQVRNAFRPQTVNEMGHALADAREDGDIGVVILTGEGPEAFCSGGDQKVRGEAGYRDDGDVMRLNVLDLQRQIRTCPKPVIAMVAGYAIGGGHVLHLMCDLTIAADNAVFGQTGPRVGSFDGGYGASYLARVVGQKKAREIWFLCRQYDAAKALDMGLVNTVVPLARLEQETVQWCREILANSPMALRCLKAALNADCDGQAGLQELAGNATMLFYMTEEGQEGRNAFLEKRPPDFSKYKRQP; encoded by the coding sequence ATGAGCGACATTTCCTGGTCCCCCGCCCGCGATTACGAGGACATCCGCTACCACAAGGGCGAGGGCTTGGCCACCGGCATCGCCCGCATCACCATCAACCGCCCCCAGGTCCGCAACGCCTTCAGGCCGCAGACCGTCAACGAGATGGGCCACGCCCTCGCCGACGCCCGCGAGGACGGCGACATCGGCGTGGTGATCCTCACCGGCGAGGGCCCCGAGGCCTTCTGCTCCGGCGGCGATCAGAAGGTGCGGGGCGAGGCCGGCTATCGCGACGATGGCGACGTCATGCGTCTCAACGTCCTCGACCTGCAGCGCCAGATCCGCACCTGCCCCAAGCCCGTCATCGCCATGGTAGCCGGCTACGCCATCGGCGGCGGCCATGTGCTGCACCTGATGTGCGACCTCACCATCGCCGCCGATAACGCCGTGTTCGGCCAGACCGGGCCGCGGGTGGGCTCCTTCGACGGTGGCTATGGCGCCAGCTACCTGGCGCGGGTGGTGGGCCAGAAAAAGGCCCGGGAGATCTGGTTCCTGTGCCGCCAGTACGACGCCGCCAAGGCCCTGGACATGGGGCTGGTGAACACCGTGGTGCCCCTGGCCCGCCTGGAACAGGAAACCGTGCAGTGGTGCCGCGAAATCTTGGCCAACTCGCCCATGGCCCTGCGCTGCCTCAAGGCGGCGCTGAACGCCGACTGTGACGGCCAGGCCGGCCTCCAGGAACTGGCAGGCAACGCCACCATGCTGTTCTACATGACCGAGGAGGGTCAGGAGGGGCGCAATGCCTTCCTGGAGAAGCGCCCACCCGACTTCAGCAAGTACAAGCGCCAGCCCTGA
- a CDS encoding 1,4-dihydroxy-2-naphthoate polyprenyltransferase has translation MSSQRLGVWLQAARPRTLAASVAPVMMGTVMAAAEGAAHWPAAAVALVAALLIQIGTNLANDYFDYVKGADTAARTGPRRMVQAGLVTPPAMRRAAVLVFAAALMVGSYLVWRGGWPILAVGLVSILSGVLYTGGPYPLGYRGLGEVFVLLFFGPVAVGGTYYVQALTLDPWVLVAGLGPGLVSVAILTVNNLRDIHTDAVAGKRTLAVRFGPAFARWEYAGSLAAASLLPLVFLVTGAAGMTIALTTLVLVAAVPSLRTVFTSRDAAALNRSLGATGGLLMLHTVLFSVGWLL, from the coding sequence ATGTCGTCCCAACGCCTTGGTGTTTGGCTGCAGGCGGCCCGGCCCCGCACCCTGGCGGCCTCGGTGGCGCCGGTGATGATGGGCACGGTGATGGCCGCCGCCGAGGGGGCCGCCCACTGGCCGGCGGCCGCTGTGGCCCTGGTGGCGGCGCTGCTGATCCAGATCGGCACCAACCTCGCCAACGACTACTTCGATTACGTCAAGGGCGCCGACACTGCCGCCCGTACCGGCCCCCGGCGCATGGTGCAGGCCGGCCTGGTGACCCCACCCGCCATGCGCCGGGCGGCGGTGCTGGTGTTCGCCGCGGCGCTCATGGTGGGAAGCTACCTGGTGTGGCGGGGTGGCTGGCCCATCCTGGCGGTGGGCCTGGTGTCGATCCTCTCTGGAGTGCTCTACACCGGCGGCCCCTATCCCCTCGGTTACCGCGGTCTCGGCGAGGTGTTCGTGCTGCTGTTCTTCGGTCCCGTGGCGGTGGGCGGCACCTACTATGTCCAGGCCCTGACCCTCGACCCCTGGGTGCTGGTGGCCGGCCTCGGGCCCGGGCTGGTGTCCGTTGCCATCCTCACCGTCAACAACCTGCGGGACATCCACACCGACGCGGTGGCGGGTAAACGCACCCTGGCGGTGCGCTTCGGGCCCGCTTTCGCGCGCTGGGAATACGCGGGCTCCCTGGCGGCGGCCTCCCTGCTGCCCCTGGTGTTCCTCGTCACCGGCGCCGCCGGCATGACTATCGCCCTCACCACCCTGGTGCTGGTGGCTGCCGTACCCTCCCTGCGCACCGTGTTCACCAGCCGCGACGCCGCCGCCCTCAACCGCAGCCTGGGGGCCACCGGCGGGCTGCTGATGCTCCACACCGTACTGTTTTCGGTCGGCTGGCTGCTGTGA